AAGTATTTTTTTCATAATTTCATAAGTAAGATACACCTAAATTTATGAAATATTACTTTAAAAATCAATAAAATATTATATATTTGCACTGTTGAAAGGCTAAAACTAAAGAAAGAGGGGACGGAAAGTCCCCTCTTTTCATAAAAAAAATGTTTAAAACTAACGTTAAAAATTTATTAGACGCTGCGTTAATAGAACGACCAGATTTGTTTTTAATTGATTTCTCAATTCAAGGAGATAATCATATTAATATTGTTGTTGATGGCGATCATGGCGTTTTAGTTGAAGATTGCATGTTTATTAGCAGAGCTATTGAGCATAGTTTGGATAGAGAAGAACATGATTTTTCTTTAGAAGTGATGTCGGCCGGAGCTGCATCACCCTTAATAAATAAAAGACAATATAGTAAGAATTTGAAAAGAGAGCTAACGGTAAGAACCGCTTCAGAAACGTTTGAAGGCGTACTTGCAAAAGCAACCGATACAAATATTACATTAGAGTGGAAAGTTAGAGAACCAAAGCCAGTAGGTAAAGGGAAGGTAACAGTAAAGAAGCAAGCGGATATCGCTTACGAAGATATTGTAGAAGCAAAAGTTATGATTAAATTTTAATTCAATAGGAGTTATGGAGAATATCGCGTTAATTGAATCTTTTTCAGAATTCAAAGACGATAAGCTAATTGACAGAGTAACGTTAATGGCGATTTTAGAGGATGTATTTAGAAGTGCCTTAAAAAAGAAGTATGGCGACGACGATAATTTCGACATTATTGTAAACCCCGATAAAGGGGATTTGGAAATTTGGAGAAACAGAGTTGTTGTTGCAGATGGTGAGGTTGAGGAACCTAACCAAGAAATTTCCTTGTCGGAAGCGCGTAAAATCGAACCGGATTTTGAAGTAGGAGAAGAAGTATCTGAAGAAGTAAAACTTATTCACTTAGGAAGACGTGCTATTTTAGCATTACGTCAAAACCTTATTTCTAAAATTCATGAGCACGATAACACCATCGTTTTTAAGCAATTTAAAGATTTAATTGGCGAAATTTACACAGCTGAGGTACATCATATTCGTCACAGAGCTGTTATTTTGTTGGATGATGAAGGTAACGAAATTGTGCTTCCTAAAGAAAAACAAATACCATCAGATTTCTTTAGAAAAGGAGATAATGTAAGAGGTGTTGTTGATAGCGTCGAGTTAAAAGGCGCTAAACCAACCATCATCATGTCTAGAACGTCTCCTGCTTTCTTAGAAAAGCTTTTCGAACAAGAAATACCAGAGGTTTTTGATGGTTTAATCACTATTAAAAATGTCGTTAGAATACCTGGTGAAAAAGCAAAAGTAGCGGTAGATTCGTATGATGATAGAATTGATCCTGTTGGGGCATGTGTTGGTATGAAAGGTTCAAGAATTCATGGGATTGTACGTGAATTGGGTAACGAAAATATTGATGTAATTAATTATACAAATAATTTACAATTATACATAACAAGAGCGTTAAGTCCAGCTAGGGTTACTTCAATAAAAATTAACGAAGAGACAAAACGTGCTGAGGTTATTTTAAAACCAGAAGAAGTAAGTAAAGCCATTGGTAGAGGTGGTCATAACATTCGTTTGGCGGGTCAATTAACTGGTTATGAAATAGATGTATTTAGAGAAGGTGCAGAAGAAGATGTAGAGTTAAGAGAATTCTCTGACGAAATAGAAGGATGGATTATTGAAGAGTTTAGTAAAGCTGGATTGGATACTGCAAAAAGTATTTTAGAGCAAGATGTAAACGATTTAGTGAAAAGAACAGATTTAGAAGAAGAAACAATTAAAGACGTTATTAGAATTCTTAGGGAAGAATTTGAAGAATAACATATATTTGAGTATTTTAAAGGCAATTTATGGCTGACACAATTAGATTAAATAAAGTATTACGGGAACTCAATATTTCTATTGACCGCGCAGTTGATTTTTTAGAATCAAAAGGGGTTGATATTGAAAAAAGTCCGAATACTAAAATTTCAGAAGAAGTACATGTAATTCTTTCAAACGAATTTCAAACAGATGCTAATAAAAAAGTAGCATCTAAAGAAGTTGGTGAAGCCAAATTGAAAGAAAAAGAGGTGCTACGTGAGCAAAGAGAACGTGAAATTGAAGAAAAGCAAAAAGAATCAGCCAGAAAAGAAGAAATAATAAAAGCCTCTAAAACACTTTCTGGACCAAAGCAGGTGGGGAAAATTGATTTAGATCCTAAAAAGCCTGAAGAAACCCCTGTTGCTCCAAAGCAAGAGGAGAAAGCGGTTGAGGTTCCTAAAGAAGAGGTTATAGAAAAACCTGTTGAAAAAGAACCTGTAAAGGAAGAAGTAAAGCCTCAAGTTCCTGATGAGGCAAAGAAAGAAGTTAAACCAGAAACTTCTAAACCTAAAGAGGAAGCAACACCAGAACCTAAAAAGGATGTTGAACCTAAAAAACAGATAACCAATTCTGAAGGTGAATTAATTACTGAAGAAAGGGTAAAAACCAAATACCAAGTACTTAGCGGTCCTAAAATAGCAGGTGATAAAATTGACTTATCTCAGTTTAATAAGCCTAAGAAAAAGAAAGAAGAAAAGAAAGCCGACGCAAAACCTGGTGATGCTGGAGCTTCAGCTAATAAGAAAAAGCGAAGACGTATCAGTAAAGTTGGAGGTCCGCAACAAGGTGGTGACAACAGAGGTGGCGATGCTAGCAAACCAGGTAACGACCGTTTTAAAGGTAATAAACCAGGACAAGCAAGACGCCCTATTGTTAAAGAAGATCCTAGTGAAGAAGATGTTAAAAAACAAGTCCGTGAGACTTTAGAAAAGCTTCAAGGAAAATCTTCTAAAGGAAAAGGTGCTAAATATAGAAGAGACAAAAGAGATCAACATAGAGATCAAACAGAAAGAAATTTAGAGCAAGAAGCAGCAGAAAGTAAAATTCTTAAGGTTACTGAGTTTGTTACGGCAAGCGAAGTGGCAACCATGATGGATGTACCAGTTACCCAAATTATTTCAGCGTGTATGTCACTTGGAATGATGGTAACCATGAATCAGCGTTTAGATGCTGAAACACTCTCAATTGTAGCAGAAGAATTTGGATATGAAGTAGAATTTGTAACCGCAGATATTGAAGAGTCCATTGAGGTTTTTGAAGATAGCGAAGAAGATTTAAAACCAAGAGCACCCATTGTAACCGTAATGGGTCACGTAGATCACGGTAAAACATCACTTTTGGATTATATCCGTAAAGAAAATGTAATTGCAGGAGAATCTGGTGGTATTACACAACATATTGGAGCCTATGGTGTTGAATTGGATAACGGACAAAAAATAGCCTTCTTAGATACACCGGGTCACGAAGCGTTTACAGCGATGCGTGCTCGTGGTGCACAAGTAACTGATATTGCCATTATTGTAGCAGCGGCAGATGATGATATCATGCCACAAACAAAAGAAGCTATTGCGCATGCACAAGCAGCAGGAGTTCCTATTGTTTTCGCCATAAATAAAATTGATAAACCAGCTGCAAATCCTGAAAAAATTAAAGAAGGATTAGCACAAATGAATTTGTTGGTAGAAGATTGGGGAGGAAAAATCCAATCGCACGATATTTCTGCAAAGGTTGGAACAGGTGTCAAAGAATTATTGGAAAAAGTATTGCTTGAAGCTGAATTATTAGAGCTAAGAGCAAACCCAAATAGACCAGCTTTAGGTACTGTTGTAGAAGCCTTTTTAGACAAAGGACGTGGTTATGTGGCAACTATTTTAGTGCAAGCAGGAACACTTAGAGTGGGAGATTATGTATTGGCAGGAAAAAATAGTGGTAAAGTAAAAGCCATGCAGGACGAACGCGGTAATAGCGTAACAGCTGCAGGACCTTCAACACCAGTGTCTATATTAGGTTTAGATGGTGCACCACAAGCGGGTGATAAATTTAATGTATTTGAAGATGAACGCGAAGCAAAACAAATTGCTTCAAAACGCGCACAATTACAACGCGAGCAATCGGTGAGAACACAACGTCATATTACCTTAGATGAAATTGGTCGTCGTATTGCATTAGGTGATTTCCAAGAATTGAATATCATTCTTAAAGGTGATGTGGATGGTTCTGTGGAAGCATTAACCGATTCATTCCAGAAACTATCAACTGAAGAAATTCAAGTGAATATTTTACATAAAGGTGTTGGAGCCATTACAGAAAGTGATGTGTTATTAGCATCTGCTTCCGATGCCATTATTATTGGATTTAATGTGCGTCCTGTTGGAAATGCAAGAAGCATTGCCGATAAAGAAGAAATTGATATCAGAACATACTCTATTATATACGATGCCATCAACGATCTTAAAGATGCAATGGAAGGTATGTTATCTCCGGAATTTAAAGAAGAGATTACAGGTACAGCAGAAATCAGGGAAATATTTAAAGTTACTAAAATTGGTAGCATTGCTGGTTGTATGGTAACTAACGGAAAAATCCTAAGAAATTCCAAAATCAGATTAATTAGAGATGGGGTTGTGGTGTTTACTGGAGAATTAGCGTCATTAAAACGATTTAAAGATGATGTTAAAGAAGTAACCAAAGGTTTTGATTGTGGTATACAAATTAAAAACTACAACGACATTCAGGAAGGTGATATTATAGAAGGGTTCCATGAAGTTGAGGTTAAAAAGAAACTTAAATAAGGAATTTTCATATTTCATAGAAAACAAAAAGCGACCAATTTGGTCGCTTTTTTTGTTTTATGAATCATTTTCATTGTTGTCCGATATAACTTTTTTAATGAAGTGGTTAGAACCTTTTCGATTGAAGCGAAAATTAGTCATTTTTTGACCAATCGAAGCCTTTTTAGAATTGCATAGCATTGCTACGGAATGAAAAAAAGACATTGAGAACCTGAATTCGATTATCAGCAATTGATGATTAAAGCCATTTTAACTCCTTTAACTCCTGCAAGGTTTTTTGAACTCCTGCAAGGTTTTAAAAACCTTGTAGGACTGAAAAACCTTGTAGGTCTGCTTCCCAAAACCTAAACAGCAATCGAATCCGGGCAAAAACCACCTGGTCTCCGGTTTCTTTTAGTGAAACCGAATCCACTCCTCCTTTTTAAAGGAGGAGAATTTAAAAGGCAGGTAAATATTATGATTATACCTATATCCTATATTGAAATTAAAACGACAAACAGCATGTTCCTTTTTTTAAGGGAAGGCGGATTTAAATCCGGAAGGGTTAAACATTTTGAACACGCGTTGTGCCACTTTTATTTAAAAACAATCGAACTCAGGTTAGAGAGGTCAAAAAAAAGGGCAATTTTTTAGCCAATTGGAAAAAGTTTAAACGACTTCAATTGCTTCAAACAAAGTGATAATGGCTTTTTTAAAGAGATTTCCGGTTTTTGTCGTTTAGCTTTTTTGTAATAATTAATTACTTAGCTAGTACTATAACAGAAAAGTAAATCAATTTGTTATCATTCAGTCTATAGTCTTTTTTCTCTTGTCTCTTGTCTTTTAGCAAAGCGGTCTTGACTCTTTAATATATAAGGTTATTTCTTAGGCTTAAAAATAAAGGCATTTGGAAATTTACTTTTAATTTTTTTCAAGGCTCTATCGGCTTCCAAACGCGTCCTATAATTGCCTGCCCAAATTTTAAAATTTGGTGTTTCGTATTCAATAGAAGCTTTCCAATCAGAAAAATTTGAGTTAAATTCTCTTTGCGAAGCCTCGGCACTAGGACGATGATTTCCAGAGTATATCTGTATTTTATATCTGTCAGAACCGCTCTCGTTTTTATTCATTTCCTTTTTAACCTCTAGTAAAGTGGTTATTTTTTTGTCCTGATTTACAACAACGGTTCCTTGTTGTGCCAAACAATAGTTTGAAGCCGTAATAAAAGCTAAAACACTTAAAGCGCTAAT
This genomic window from Mariniflexile sp. TRM1-10 contains:
- the rimP gene encoding ribosome assembly cofactor RimP; amino-acid sequence: MFKTNVKNLLDAALIERPDLFLIDFSIQGDNHINIVVDGDHGVLVEDCMFISRAIEHSLDREEHDFSLEVMSAGAASPLINKRQYSKNLKRELTVRTASETFEGVLAKATDTNITLEWKVREPKPVGKGKVTVKKQADIAYEDIVEAKVMIKF
- the infB gene encoding translation initiation factor IF-2; translated protein: MADTIRLNKVLRELNISIDRAVDFLESKGVDIEKSPNTKISEEVHVILSNEFQTDANKKVASKEVGEAKLKEKEVLREQREREIEEKQKESARKEEIIKASKTLSGPKQVGKIDLDPKKPEETPVAPKQEEKAVEVPKEEVIEKPVEKEPVKEEVKPQVPDEAKKEVKPETSKPKEEATPEPKKDVEPKKQITNSEGELITEERVKTKYQVLSGPKIAGDKIDLSQFNKPKKKKEEKKADAKPGDAGASANKKKRRRISKVGGPQQGGDNRGGDASKPGNDRFKGNKPGQARRPIVKEDPSEEDVKKQVRETLEKLQGKSSKGKGAKYRRDKRDQHRDQTERNLEQEAAESKILKVTEFVTASEVATMMDVPVTQIISACMSLGMMVTMNQRLDAETLSIVAEEFGYEVEFVTADIEESIEVFEDSEEDLKPRAPIVTVMGHVDHGKTSLLDYIRKENVIAGESGGITQHIGAYGVELDNGQKIAFLDTPGHEAFTAMRARGAQVTDIAIIVAAADDDIMPQTKEAIAHAQAAGVPIVFAINKIDKPAANPEKIKEGLAQMNLLVEDWGGKIQSHDISAKVGTGVKELLEKVLLEAELLELRANPNRPALGTVVEAFLDKGRGYVATILVQAGTLRVGDYVLAGKNSGKVKAMQDERGNSVTAAGPSTPVSILGLDGAPQAGDKFNVFEDEREAKQIASKRAQLQREQSVRTQRHITLDEIGRRIALGDFQELNIILKGDVDGSVEALTDSFQKLSTEEIQVNILHKGVGAITESDVLLASASDAIIIGFNVRPVGNARSIADKEEIDIRTYSIIYDAINDLKDAMEGMLSPEFKEEITGTAEIREIFKVTKIGSIAGCMVTNGKILRNSKIRLIRDGVVVFTGELASLKRFKDDVKEVTKGFDCGIQIKNYNDIQEGDIIEGFHEVEVKKKLK
- a CDS encoding SPOR domain-containing protein, translated to MKLLNLKISALSVLAFITASNYCLAQQGTVVVNQDKKITTLLEVKKEMNKNESGSDRYKIQIYSGNHRPSAEASQREFNSNFSDWKASIEYETPNFKIWAGNYRTRLEADRALKKIKSKFPNAFIFKPKK
- the nusA gene encoding transcription termination factor NusA, translating into MENIALIESFSEFKDDKLIDRVTLMAILEDVFRSALKKKYGDDDNFDIIVNPDKGDLEIWRNRVVVADGEVEEPNQEISLSEARKIEPDFEVGEEVSEEVKLIHLGRRAILALRQNLISKIHEHDNTIVFKQFKDLIGEIYTAEVHHIRHRAVILLDDEGNEIVLPKEKQIPSDFFRKGDNVRGVVDSVELKGAKPTIIMSRTSPAFLEKLFEQEIPEVFDGLITIKNVVRIPGEKAKVAVDSYDDRIDPVGACVGMKGSRIHGIVRELGNENIDVINYTNNLQLYITRALSPARVTSIKINEETKRAEVILKPEEVSKAIGRGGHNIRLAGQLTGYEIDVFREGAEEDVELREFSDEIEGWIIEEFSKAGLDTAKSILEQDVNDLVKRTDLEEETIKDVIRILREEFEE